DNA sequence from the Ochotona princeps isolate mOchPri1 chromosome 5, mOchPri1.hap1, whole genome shotgun sequence genome:
TGGAAATTTAGGGTGGTTCAGCCACTTTGGAAAGTTTGGCAGCTTCTTATAAAGTTAAAGGGCCACTGACCCTGACCCAGCAAACTCATCTCAGGTATTTGctccagagaaatgaaaacacatgtctGTTGAAAGACTAACGTAGGAATATTTGTGCAGCTTTCcttacaatcagaaaaaaaaaagcacctaaaTATCCTCTAGTCTTTGGATTAATAAACTGCTCTCTCTACACAACAGACTAGTCCTCAGTGATAGAGGGAATCTGCTGgtacaaatgacagcaatgggTGAGTCTGGAAGCACTGTTAGTGAGAGAAGCCAAGCACAGACACCAGGGCATCGGGGTGGCACAATGAGGGACGGTCACTTACCATGCCACCGCCCCGTATTGAAGTGTCAGTTTAaatcccagctaccctgcttctgatccagcttcctgccgatgtgcccaggaaagcagaggaagacagcccaagtacttgggcccttgtcacccataAAGGAGTtgtgttcttggttcctggctcctggttttggcctatcACAAACTGCATGTGGCAGCTATTTGGGGGGTAGGCAGTGGGTGGAAAGCCTCTTTCTTCATCTTTCCCTCTATTTCTGACactcttactttaaaataaatcaatttttaaaaagaagaagaccAGAGATAACATTTATATAACAAGGAAATATCAGATGAGTAGTTGCCGAGGGTTGAGATTGAGGATAGCTAGAGACTGCTGAATGACAAATTGTTATATTCAACAACTCTATCAAATCACAGTTTTAGCCATTAGAATAGACATGTAATGGTATGTCattgttttaatgtttatttctctATCTTGGGCATCTTTTCATATGCCTATTTGGCTATGCCTATATTCCTGTTTCGTGGACTGCCTCTTTTTTAGATAGATCACTTGTTATCTATTAGAATTGTTTACGTAGAGAGTTCTGGATGGACAATCTTGTGAGATACaaaatttgttaatatttttagtCAGTGgcttgccttttcattttcttagtaTTGTATTTTGAAGAGCAGACATTTTGATTTTGGTAAAGTCCAAATTGTCAGTTGCTTTCTTTGGTTGCTAACATGAGTTTCATGAGTTTTACAGGAAGAGGATTTGACAACTTGACTTCTGTCCACCTCGCACGGCATACTCCTACAGGAACACTGGTAACCATAAAAATTACCAACCTGGAGAACTGCACTGAGGAACGCCTAAAAGCTTTACAGGTGACTAGAGGAAGAAAATGATATGTGTTCTGTTTGATGGGGTTACACCTGTAAGAATTccaccctcctcctttctgttagGAAAGGTAGCTTGCTTTGTTCTAATTAACATGAAGTTACAGAATTGCAAAGGATACTTGGAAGGCAGATCCAGTGTGGGAAAGAGAAAATACATTTGAACTAAGGAATCTGCTATTCATTCCTTCAAAGGAGCAGCGTGCTCTCGGGGCTGGTTTGGTGACTGAGAGCATCCCTTGTCAACCCAAGCACAACTAGTCATGGAGGGAAAAAGCAAGCAGACGAAGGCATTGCCTTTACATTCTCTGAGTCGATGTATTTTTTCAAGTCGATATATTTTGATAGAAATGCATTTCAGGTACACTATAGTGCCATTTTCATTATTGTTGATCATTTTTCTAGAATGGGATGAAGAATTTTGCTGTGACATtccaatttttgaaatatttacatgcatgtgtgtattccATAGAAAAAGAAGGGGCACTTGAAATGACTGCTGGCGGTCATTTCTCGTGTGATGGGCTGTTGGCTGTGATTTTTATGATCAGATGGCTTGTGTTCTAAAAGTGTTTTTCTAACAAGAACATGGCGTAGTTCCTAAAATTGTGACCTCTGGAGTCAGAGCAAGTTTCCCTCCATATTGTACTCCTCCCCCTGACAACGTTCTGGGAGCCAAGTTTCCCAGGTATTGTCTTCTGTTAGCTGGGGCTCCCTGAGCCACAGGCATGTGGAGTGGCTGTGACATTCATGGAGATGCCAGCACCAAGAATGGGGCTTTGCACTATTTCTTCCCTTGAGTAGCAGTCTCCACCAGTGCTGATACCTTCATTATAAGAGAAATGGTGATTTTAAATGTCTggtctctttgtttttttatccCAGAAAGGGCTGATTCTGTCCCACCTCTTCCGACACCCCAACATTACAACCTACTGGACAGTTTTCACTGTTGGCAGCTGGCTCTGGGTTATTTCTCCATTTATGGCCTATGGTAAGAAAACTGATTTTAAGTAAAATGATATCATTTTCATGTGGATGCTACTAttagaaagatgagagagagcttAGATGTAAGATGCACTCTGTTTAAGTGAAAAGCCTCATGGCTGATACTGGATTTTATGAGATTATTTCTGCATCTGATTCATGTTGAATTTTTCTCTCAGAAGAAAGTCCAAGAGACATGTTGATCGATGGGACTACTACCCGTGCTTCTCCAAGATCCCCTGCCTCCACACATGCTGCTTCTTCCCTTCAGGTTCCTTGCCGTCTCTCAGTGGAgacctgctggaacccagcagacaGCAACAGTTATGCAGAGCTGTGAACTTCAGGCAGCCTCTCCATGTTTGAGAGATCCCAGGAACTCACGTTGTAGTACCGAACACAAAATAGTAGTCAGAAAGTGCTTggaatgaataagtgaatgggTTCTAGAGCCTTGATTTTTCAAAACATCTTATTTGCGACTTaagtctgtattttaaaaaatacacacacacatacatacccagGTGTGTGTTTTCACTAATTTTGAAAAATCGCTAATTCTCTTTCATAATTTTTAGAGCATCATTAGGAAAAAATGTTTCTAAGATTCTTGAAGGAAAGTTACcttcacctgggaaagtagttaggCTCTAGAAAAtaacaggggtgtgtgtgtgtgtgtgtgtgtgtgtgcacgcacacaagTGTTTAAACAGAATATTTAAAACATGGCTGAACCAAAAGCACCTTTGCTGTTCATCTAAAGATTTCAAGGGTTTCTTTTAGGTTCAGCAAGTCACCTCTTGAAGACTTACTTCCCTGAAGGAATGAGTGAACCTCTAATAAGAAACATTCTCTTTGGAGCAGTCAGAGGGCTGAACTACCTGCACCAAAATGGCTGCATTCataggtatttatttattggtattGTACACTATGGAACTGCTGTGCTTGGTGCTGGAGTACAGCACCTGCGCACTTGAGCTCAGGCTGTCTCATGAGGATGTAAGAGTCTGTGTGTTCAGAGTGCAAAGGAGGGAGTGGGATCCTAATTATAAttagcaggctgggcagggggtgGACTGGAGTGGGTGGAgcgtgttttcttttttaagcaaataaaGAGCTGTCTGCTTGCCAGTTTAGAGCATGTTTGTATTGTGAATAAATtacaattccattttttcatgatttcctaaatattttacaGTACTTTGAGATTATGAAACTAATTGTCAATATCCTTGATACCAAACTGTAAATGCAGAAGTAACTGAATGAATGTGACACCTGTTGTTTTGGCATACACTgggattttgttttgtcttttaatcaagtcactttcaaataaacctttcttttttattgttttgatctCCTCAAAGCTTTTGTTCATActctttatttgcttattttaaccAGCATTCTGGTTAACTGACAGTTTCAACAGCCTAGATTAACATTCAGTATTTTGGATGAAAAAATAATGGTAATCCTCTATTGCCAAAAGGGAAATTTTACATAAACTATCTTTGTAAGTGCTATGCCAGGAGAGGTTGTCTTTTATTGAGTAGTATTGTGTTTAACATTTAAGTTACAATCCTAGTCTTCAAGTATTACTTGCTTTTCTTGGAATGTTCCTACGTGCTTTGCAATAGCATCTCAAACAGTAAGGCTGAAAATTTGATTCTATTCCTTGTTTGAAAAACTATTACTTCAGCATGTAGCTTTCTACAATATTGTTTTAGTGCTGTGTTAAGTAACTGAATGAGTTCTTTCATTCCCTGTATTCACAGCAGTGTGTATCTCACTGCTGGTTCGTAAAGGGTATTTAGTTTCCAAGAGAATACGTGGATTTGTCCTGACCAGGTTTTTACGTTCTTCCTGGGCCACATTCCCAGTACTTAGGattgtttctttttgttctagGAGTATTAAAGCCAGCCATATTCTCATTTCTGGTGATGGCCTGGTGACACTCTCTGGCCTGTCCCATCTGCATAGTTTGATTAAGCACGGACAGAGGCATAGGGCTGTGTTTGATTTTCCACAGTTCAGCACGTCAGTGCAGCCGTGGCTGAGTCCAGAACTACTGAGACAGGTCAGGTGTGGCCGTTGCATTGGGTTGTCTGTGCGTCTCAAGTGTCTTTTGAGTCTGACTGAAGGACAGTTGTGTTTTTATATTTGGATTGGTGAATGGCCTCCTGCAAGacttttttctcttgtcaaaatGATGTTAGGAATTCTAAATTGCTTATCATATATTAAGTGATTATTATGGGCCTTTCTCTCCCTTATTGTTTACCATCCTTTAtcaaaaagaacacacacacgtAACTTTATGCTTACTTATTGCCACTAAAAACATTACATTAATTGTATTCTACAGGATCTACATGGATATAATGTGAAGTCAGATATTTACAGTGTTGGCATTACAGCATGCGAACTAGCCAGTGGGCAGGTACCTTTCCAGGATATGCATAGAACTCAGGTACGTGCCACTGAGATTCCTGACCCCTTGGCCTTTTGTAAGATCTCTTCCATTCTAGATCATTGCTATTAAATATATATGCTCTAGACTGAGGAGCTTTATTGttagtatttttgttttgatattttgccTACACAGTGTtgacagaaattctttttttagatGCTCTTACAGAAGCTGAAAGGTCCTCCTTACAGCCCATTGGATACCAGCATTTTCCTTCAGTCAGACTCCAGAATGAAAAAATCACGATCTGGTATAGATTCTGGGATTGGAGAAAGTGTACTGGCCTCTAGTGGAACTCACACTGTGAATAGTGACCGATCGCACACGCCATCCTCAAAAaccttctctcctgctttcttcaGCTTGGTACAACTCTGTTTGCAACAAGATCCTGAGAAAAGGTAATACTGGCCACTTATAATTGCATAAGAGATATGTTTTATACCTTACAGAAGCTTTGTCATATTTCCCTTCCCACAAGATTCAAATGTTTTATCTTTTGaccaaaaatgaaatcttaatcTACAAAATATCAATGCTAAGTTGGTGGGGGAGTGGGTAGGGGTAGTGGAGGCTGTGGCAGGGAGAAGTCAGTGTTGTAGAGTAGCGGGTAGCATCTCATTTgagcatcggttcatgtcccaatgaTCCAATTCCATTACGGCTCTCTGCTGATAGTCtggaaaaggcagtggaagatagcttgAGTGCCTAGGtaccagccacccatgtgggaggcccagatgcagctcctggcttctgcctggcctggctctggctgttgcagccatctggggagtaaacatgCAGATggcaaatctctttctctctctctttccttctgtatataactcttccaaataaatgatttttttaaaaaataaaacaaatagagtCAGTAGGCAAATGGAAGAATGACCACCAGTTCAACATCAGAAAAATTGGTTTCTAGTACCAGCTTAACTGTTTCCGAGCAAAGTATAACCTTGTTAAAATCAGTTGCTTTTTTTGAATATTAATGGTTGCATTTATAGTAATACATTTTAGAAACTACTAAGCAATATTGAAATGTAAGTAGCCACTTTTATAGTAATGTAAATGATCACTATAGGTAACTATGTGTTAGCATCAGTCTTTCAGAAACAACATGTGTCTTAATTATTATTTCTAACCTGAAAGTGCTTGGTAAACTCCCTGTAAATAGTGAATGTCCAAGAAATATTTAGTATGATTAATATTAATTGAATGACAGTTCCAGAATTTGTTGTTTCCATTAGATAAAGGTGGAGCTAAGATTTGAGCTTCTGACATAGCTCCTAACATTTTCTACTATATTACAGTGCTACAGTTGTATTATAGAGCTAACAATTTCTGCTATATTATACATTCTAATCTGATTGTTTCtcataacttttctttttaatttcaggCCATCAGCAAGCAGTTTATTGTCCCATGTATTCTTCAAACAGGTGAGCTAATCTGTTGTCTAGATAGTTTCAAATTCtactaaaaaacattttattttgttggttTATTGGTTATCAAGACTCTTACAAAAACTTACttataaaaataatgttaagaaacagaaaacctTTTGGTAGTTTAACAATGGGATTTCTAaaagatttgcatttttaaaaacaaagtaagtgAAAATAAACTAGACCATCATCATATGTCACTATATGTTCAGTCTTAATTTTGATTGGTGACTTTGTCTATGTTGGCTAGAATGATGCAAGAGCAAAATATTTCTGATAAAAGTCCATTTTCTGGCTTTTCTAACTCTTTCCAGGTGGTGAGCAACAAAGGCGTTTTTACGGAAAATACTGAAAAGCAATATAAACACTTCAAACACAATTTCGTTAAAAGTTATGTATTGCTAACAAGTCTGATGTATTAAATTTATGTACCAACAGCCtcattttgaatttctttaataGATGAAGGAAGAAAGCCAGGACTCCATtctttcactgctgcctcctgcttaTAACAAGCCATCGATGGCACTGCCTCCAGTGCTACCTTGGACCGAGCCAGAATGTGATTTTCCTGACGACAAAGGTTCAGACTGGGAATTCTAGGGCCACCAAATCACCTTATGCCCTGTATACTTGACACTGTCTTCTTGCTGCTTTTTATTCTGTATTGCTAGGTACAAATACCAGAGTTATACTTGAAAATACAGTTGGTGCACTGGAGAATCTCTTTTAAAGCCACTCTGCTCACAGCGAGACAGGGTGGGCGTGAGTGGATAGCCTCTCTGTCTAGCTCAGTGTGCTCTCACAGCTCCAGGGAAACATCCAGATGATTCATCTAGCAACCAGTAGTGtcatttattctttaaagatgtcCCCAAGCTGTGACTAACTCATTTCTATCCTTCTGTAGTTTTTGAGCCAATAAACTTCTTCAGCATTTCACTCTCCTCTTGGGCTTCAGCCCTTGTAGGACAGTGCTTCCAGGTACATCCTGTTTTTCTCCAGGTCCTCTAGCCGTTTTCATCAGTTTTTGTTTCAACAGGCTAGTCTACCTTGGCACCAAACCCTTTTTtggagaaaaggaaatatttgtattttcccTTTTTCTATTAATACTTATGGTAACATCAAACTGAGCCTCACTCAAAATAAATGATTCACTTGAAATACATAGAGAATTTGTaatgtgttttttcttaaaaaagaagaggGCTAATTAAGGCACTCTTTTTGGTTTTACCTATGTAAATTATACATGCTAAATTCATGCCCCCTGTGGGAGCTCAATAAAAGTTTATTGACTTGagtttatgcttttattttccttgtgtGATTTTGCAAAGATCAAACACAAATTCTTCATGTGTTTTTTGAAGAAGCCATTTCCAAGCGAACTTGCAACTTTCAAGAGACAGCTGAGTACTTGGGTCAGTGAAGGCACACGTTTCAGTCATTTACATGAGCATTGCCTCTGTAGGACATTAGACAGAAGAACACAGAGGTCTGAATTAGTCCTAATCCCTTATTAGCAAGAGAGGCCATCTCCCTCCGAAAGAGCATGGTGGGTAAACTGTGGCTAATTGGAACTTAGCTGACTTTCTTAATCTGTACATGCTTACAGGCAGTCTACAAATTAACGGGCAATTGAAAACAATCCTTTTCATGTTCATTGGCTAGATCTCCCCAAAATGTGGGTTTGGGTTACTCTACCAACCAAGCCAAGAAGAGCTGCCAAGATGAAAGTGAATCCAGAATGGGTGGTGGAGGAGACGAGGTACAGGACTGACAGAGACTTTGAGAGTaaccacagtggtcagggctgtgcCTCTATCCCTCAGCCAGAGAAGCCCACGGTGGAAGCCGTGAAATGGTGCCTCAGctctctggctgtggcctgggaagtatAACATGTGCACATAAAGAAATGGATTCATGGTAAGCAGCTGGAACTGTGGAGCCTGATAAGTCCCAAGGTCTGCACACTGGAGACCAGGGGAACTGAGAGTACAGCTCTAGTCCAACAGCCATGAACTCAAGACAGAAGAGCCCATTTCTCAGCTTGAGTCCAAAGGCAGGGAAAAGTTCAAACCAAGTCGGGAGGAGGAATTCTCTGACTTAAGGGTTtttgttctgtctttcctctgatTGGGTGTACTCCACCCCCGTTGGGTAGGGCAATCTGCTTTTCTCAGTCTGAGTCTGCCTATTTCCTACAGGAACACCcagaaaaatgttcaaaaaacTGAGTGCCCATATTACAATCCATGGAGCGCCTCTGCCTGTTAGTACCACCTCAGCTTTCGTAACATAGGTGACTCTCTTGCAATATTAACTTTCCATGGCTGGTGTTACAGATTACCACAAACTCAGTGGCTTAAAGCAACATCAGTTATGTACAGTTCAGAAGCTCCAAACTCTGAACTGGATCTCAGCAAGACAAGGTACTGGCATTCCTTCTGGGAGGTTTGGAGAAACCCACTGCCCTGCTCCTTTCAGACTGTGCTCCTCCCATAGCACATGGCCCTTGGTTAGCCTTCCAGGTCAGTACTGTTGGACTCAGCCCTTGTATTGCCATTTGCCTGATTCTCTCTTCCAGTTGCTTCTTCTATTTGATTACATTGGACATAGTCAGATAATCCAGAATACTCTCCCTATGTTCAGTCACTTGATAAGGAAATTTAATGACCCCTAGCTATGTAACCTAACATACCTGCAAGTTCAGGAAATTAGGATGTAGGCatctgtgggggtggggagtcatTATTCAGCCTACCAAACAATGCCTCCTTCTACTTCCTGCCCCTGCCAGGAAGGATGGCAAGTCAGGCCCACTCCTGGGAGACAAAGGCTCTGATGATGAATGGCTTTTATTGACGTTCTCCCCATGGGCTctaataagaaaaagaagaaccCCACAGTCTAAGATATTTCCTACTCCACCTTCTACCCGCAGTGCTGAAACCCACATCACAGGTgacagctctcccagccacctccaaTTTGCTCCCTACTTGTTCTCACGGGCTTCCCTTTCCTCCCCAAAATCATCATCATCTCTTTGCATGTGGTGCTAGCCTCTGAATGTGACAAATTACCACAAAAGGTgagaataaataatacaagatagCTTTATAGTTCCAGAGTTC
Encoded proteins:
- the STRADB gene encoding STE20-related kinase adapter protein beta isoform X3, which gives rise to MSLLDCFCTSRTQVESLRPEKQSETSIRQSLVDEPTLSQFPPSARASEVICSTNVSHYELQVEIGRGFDNLTSVHLARHTPTGTLVTIKITNLENCTEERLKALQKGLILSHLFRHPNITTYWTVFTVGSWLWVISPFMAYGSASHLLKTYFPEGMSEPLIRNILFGAVRGLNYLHQNGCIHRSIKASHILISGDGLVTLSGLSHLHSLIKHGQRHRAVFDFPQFSTSVQPWLSPELLRQDLHGYNVKSDIYSVGITACELASGQVPFQDMHRTQMLLQKLKGPPYSPLDTSIFLQSDSRMKKSRSGIDSGIGESVLASSGTHTVNSDRSHTPSSKTFSPAFFSLVQLCLQQDPEKR
- the STRADB gene encoding STE20-related kinase adapter protein beta isoform X1 — translated: MSLLDCFCTSRTQVESLRPEKQSETSIRQSLVDEPTLSQFPPSARASEVICSTNVSHYELQVEIGRGFDNLTSVHLARHTPTGTLVTIKITNLENCTEERLKALQKGLILSHLFRHPNITTYWTVFTVGSWLWVISPFMAYGSASHLLKTYFPEGMSEPLIRNILFGAVRGLNYLHQNGCIHRSIKASHILISGDGLVTLSGLSHLHSLIKHGQRHRAVFDFPQFSTSVQPWLSPELLRQDLHGYNVKSDIYSVGITACELASGQVPFQDMHRTQMLLQKLKGPPYSPLDTSIFLQSDSRMKKSRSGIDSGIGESVLASSGTHTVNSDRSHTPSSKTFSPAFFSLVQLCLQQDPEKRPSASSLLSHVFFKQMKEESQDSILSLLPPAYNKPSMALPPVLPWTEPECDFPDDKGSDWEF
- the STRADB gene encoding STE20-related kinase adapter protein beta isoform X2, producing MSFTGRGFDNLTSVHLARHTPTGTLVTIKITNLENCTEERLKALQKGLILSHLFRHPNITTYWTVFTVGSWLWVISPFMAYGSASHLLKTYFPEGMSEPLIRNILFGAVRGLNYLHQNGCIHRSIKASHILISGDGLVTLSGLSHLHSLIKHGQRHRAVFDFPQFSTSVQPWLSPELLRQDLHGYNVKSDIYSVGITACELASGQVPFQDMHRTQMLLQKLKGPPYSPLDTSIFLQSDSRMKKSRSGIDSGIGESVLASSGTHTVNSDRSHTPSSKTFSPAFFSLVQLCLQQDPEKRPSASSLLSHVFFKQMKEESQDSILSLLPPAYNKPSMALPPVLPWTEPECDFPDDKGSDWEF